The sequence below is a genomic window from Aureispira sp. CCB-E.
GCTTGCTCGGCATGACAAACCTCTGGATTGGCAGAATACATTGGAAAAATATTTCTAGTAAAATTATTTCGAACCAAAACTAATAACTTTTCTGTCAAGATCTCGTTTCCCTCTTCTATATAAACCATTTGCGCTCGTAGTGCAACTCGCATGTCTTGTGTCAGGGTCGTAATAGCGGCTTCTTTATCTTCTAAGTATTTTTCTTTATAATCCTGTACAGACAATGGCTTTCCTAACTGTGTATACACTTCGCTTCTAAATTTATCATGATACGTATAATTCACTCCAGCAGGCAAAATTTTAACGTCTATTCCCCAATTCTTTTCCTCCATCATTTTAAAGGCCAATCGAGCACATCCTTTTTTAAATGGAAGCAATTTTTTTTGCAGGACGCAGTTTCCCTCTGGCGCAATAAAAGCACTATCCCAACCTGTATAAAGCAGTTCTCTTGTTTTTTTGAAAGTCACCTCATTTTTGTACATATTCTCTGTGCCTTCCTCTACCCTATAAATAGGCAAACCATGCAACTTATACATCAACCACCCTTTCAAATTATTAGGAAACTCCGTAGCCCTAGCCCAAAAATAAACAGGACGTCGTTGCATCGCTGCAATTAGTATGGGATCCATAAAACCATTTGAATGATTCGAAATGAAAATTAAAGGCTCGTTGGCAGGAATATGTTCTGGATTTATATAATAGACTCTCCTAAAGAAACAGATATACATTACCCACAAAAACAATCGAAATAAATTATACAGAATCATATCTTTATAGTACGTTATTTTTCTTAGTAGTTCGTTGATTTTTTATCAATAGAATTTTTATAGTTCAACAACACGACCAAGATAAAAGTCTTTGTTCAAAAAATATCAATTTAAGTAAAGAAGTCAACTTTTATTAGATTTTGATTATCTTGTTTTTGGTAAAAATGCCCTATTCTTATACAGATTACAATCTATTATCATGCATTTATCTAAAAAGAAAACCCAATTAAATCAATTTTTAGCGTTACTCTTTTCCGCCATTATAGGCGCTTGTTATCTGCTTGTCATAAGCAGCTTGGACAATCTATCTGATACTATTTACTATATTTTGTTAGCTATAGGAGCATTAGTCTGTTTTAATACGTATAGCATTTTTACAAAAAAATACAGAGAACGAAATGCCTTAGTCAAAACTCCTTTTCCCGAAAATTGGCGTAAAATACTAGAACAATATGTCGTTTTTTATCAAGCATTAACACCAGAAGAAAAGAAACGTTTTGAAACAGAAATTCAAATTTTTCTACATGAAACGAGGGTAACAGGAGTTCAGACAGAGGTGGATGATATGACTTTGGTATTGGCAGCAGCTAGCGCCGAAATTCCTGTTTTTGGCTTTCCTGAATGGGAATATGATAATTTAGGGGAAATTTTAATTTATCCCGGTCCCTTTACCAAAGATTTTAGAACAGATGGTCCAGGGAGAACAGTGACAGGAATGGTGGGCACAGGGCTTATGCAAGGTATTATGATTCTTTCCAAACCTGCATTAATTGCGGGTTTTACCAATCCTAACGATAAAAAAAATGTGGGCATCCATGAGTTTGTTCATTTATTAGATGCTTCAGATGGGAAATATGATGGCATTCCAGAACGTTTTATGGAACATCAATATATTGCTCCATGGTTGGAGATTATTCGCAAAGAAACCGAACGCATACAAGAAGGAAAATCGAGTATGAACCCTTACGGTGCTACCAATCGAGTAGAGTTTTTTGCAGTCGCTTCTGAATATTTCTTTGAACATCCAAAGGCTTTGCAGAAAAATAAACCTGAGTTGTATGAAATCTTGAGCCATGTATTCCAACAAGACACCAAGAATAGGCTTAAAACTGCTTTTAAATCCATGCTAAATTATACGGGAAACAAAGTTGGTCGCAACGATCCTTGCCCTTGTGGTAGTGGAAAAAAATATAAACAGTGCTGCTTGAAGAATGCTCGTATGTATTAGAACAACTAAGGAACACTCAAAACAATGAACAAACAATCAACCATTGCACGTATCAGTTGGGCAATTTGTCTTTTAATAGGCATTGTACTTAGTCTCAAAGCCTTGAGAGAACCTGACCTTTGGTGGATGTACCGCACAGGAGAATGGATGTTGGAACATGGGCAAGTCACCAAAACAGATCCATTTTCTTATACTTTTGCAGGTACAGAATGGATTAATGTAAAATGGTTGTTTGAAATTCTCATTACAGTTGGTAAAAATTGGTTTGGGGTGGAATTTATTTTTGTATTTCAAGCCTTGGTTACTATTTTGATCTTAACCTTTTTCTATAAAACGACCAACATAATCCATCAATACACTTTCAACCAACCAAGCTATCAAAACAGACCATTTGCTGGGCTTATTTTTACAGCATTATTAATGCTTTTTACAATTGACTATCGTCTGATTGGTCGTCCAGAAATGACGAGTCACGCTATGGTTGCCATTTATTTGTGGTTGTTTTGGAAACAACATTACCGCCCTTCTTCGAAATTAATTTTGTTGCTAATTCCCTTACAGGTACTTTGGACCAATATGCACGAGGCTTTTGGAATAGGAATGGTTTTGATGCTAGCTTATTTGGGGGCTACATGGCTACATTATATCTATGCTCAAAAAAAACAATGGCAGGTAGATACTCCCGAACTGTTATCTATAGCCGTTTTAGGGGCATTATTAGCTGTTTCATTCAATCCTAGAGGAATTCAAATGTGGTGGCATCCATTTGAAATTTTTAACCAGTTGGGAAAAAACCAATACACCACAGAACTAGCTTCTATTTGGAAATTGAGCTACTGGGAAAAACAAGCTTATCTCAATTTACTTTTCTTAGGTGTTAGCTTACTATTTATCTTTTTCTATCCCTTTATTCAGAAAAAAAAGCGCTTATCTCAAGAAGTTAAGACAACACCCGTTTCTCAGAAAAAAACAAAAAAAACTAAGAAAACCCAAAAAAAATCAACACCACAAAAGCACAACTCAAAGCTTGGTTTAGTCGCTTGGTTTGACAGCAATGTGCAGAAGTTTGGTTTGGGTAATGGCTTGCTCTTTTTTATGCTGTTCTATTTAAGTATCACTGCTTATCGGAACATTCCATTTTTCATTTTAGCGGCAGCCCCTCTTTTTGCAATTGGGATGGAATATTTGTTTAGAAAAATAAATGCAGCCAAATGGATTTATCCTGTATTATTAGTTCTTGGTATATGTTTTTACGGAGCTGTTATAACAGGCAAGTATCATGAATGGTCTAACTCTAGAGACACTTATGGTTTGCAGGTCTTGTCCAGCCACAATCCTATTGGTGCTGCGGAATTCATTCAACAACACGAGATCAAGGGCACTTGTTTTTCAGATTATCTAACATCAGCTTATCTATTGTGGAAATTACAACCTGATTTTAAAACCTATATAGATTTGCGAGATTTGGATATTTTTCCAACAGATTTTTTTACCGACTTTGCAAAAGTTACCAATATTCCTTCTGAATTTGAAGCAAAGGATGATTCTTTGAATTTCAACTATGTCGTTTTGTTTAGACCTAAATTTCAGTCCTTGCACCAATATCTACTAACTTCCACCAACTATGAATTAGTCTTTGTCGATCCTGTTGCCTCTGTTTATTTGAAAAACACCCCTCAAAACAAAGCCTTAATTCAGCAATATGGATTTACAAGAAATGGGTTTAAGGACTTATTTTCAGATTTAAAGCCTGTCGCAGCTTCTAGCACCTCTTATTTTATTAGCAAAGTTTTTAATCCTCTTTATACCCCTACCAATTACTCAGAGACAGACGAAGATGCAATTGCAGGATCTTACTATCTGAGTTTGCAACAAACTAACTTAGCTTTTGAACGCGCCAAAGCATCTGTTTTGGCCGGTGTTGAACCTTGGAAAGGCTATGAGCTTTTAGGTAATATTTATAATAATGCTGCATTCAATAGCGCAATAGAAGATTCCTTAAAACAGAGCTATATTCAGCAAGCAGCCTATCAGTATACTCAAGCGATTAAAGCAAAACCTGATTATGTTAGTGCCATTGTAGGGCAAGCAACCTTATCTTTGCAACAACAAGATTTTCCTGTGGCTATCCATCTCCTCAACCAAGCTATTGCCATTGATTCAGACTATGCCCCAGCAATTCAATATTTAGGTCTATGTTATAAAATTTTAGCCAACCAAAATGGGCAAGATAGAGCCAATACTCAAAAATGGTTGGATTATAGTTTGCAACTCAATCGTATTACTCCTGATAACCCTACAATTTTACTAGATATAGGCATTGCATATTGTTATTTGGGCAACTGTTCTAAGGCTGTAGAATACTTAAAAGGTATTATGACCATACCTGGACTCCCCCCCGAAGAATTTAAAACTGCAACACGTTGTATTAAAAACTGCGGCAGTTAATTTTTATATTTTAACACTTTTTCGTTTATTATTTTTAAATCTATTCCAACGACTAGCATACACCAAACGTCTGTATTATACCAATACTGTAACTGTGAAAGTTTAATACTCCGTGGATTTTTTCGTTTTTTACAAAAAACAAAAAAACATCTTTGCATCTGTTTACGTTGTGAGTGCTTCTCTTTTGATTATCAATCTTTTCAAAGCTTTTAGCTTCAAAACACACCCTATTGATAATCAAAACAATATGATTCACCCACGAAGTAAAGAAAGTTATAACACTATGAATTTGTACAAAAAACTCCAAGAAAAGCCTTTTTTGATTGCAGGACCTTGTGTCATAGAATCAGAAGAATTGGTCTTGGAAGTAGCAAGATTTTTAAAAAAAATACAAGAAAAGTTTTCTGACTTCGTTATTATTTTCAAAGCATCTTTTGATAAAGCCAATAGAACATCTGTAGACGCTTTTAGAGGACCAGGCTTAGAAAAAGGATTGGCTATTTTAACAAAAGTAAAAGAGGTGTATGGGTTACCTATTTTGACAGATATCCATGAACCTAAACAAGCCAAAGCAGCTGCAAAGGTCGTTGATATTTTGCAAATTCCAGCGTTTCTTTGTCGACAAACCGACTTGCTATTGGCAGCGTCTGCTACTAATTGCATCGTTAATATAAAAAAAGCACAGTTTTTATCAGGCAAAGACATGATGCATGTTGTTAACAAAGTAAGCTCTACTGGCAATCACCAAATTCTATTGACCGAAAGAGGCACAATGTTTGGCTATAATAACTTGGTAGTAGATTATACTGGTATTTTGGATATGATGGAATATGGCTATCCTGTTGTAATGGATGCTACCCATTCGGTACAAAAACCAGGGGGAGCAGGAGGCAAAAGCGGAGGCAATCGTGCTTATGCTCCTTTGTTGGCTCAAGCTGCTGCTGCTATTGGTATTCGGGGCTACTTTGTGGAGACACACCCTTCTCCTGACCTAGCCTTATCGGATGGACCTAATATGCTAGCATTAAATGATTTAGAAAAATTATTAATCAACCTTCAAAAAATACATCAACTTCAACTCTCCTAATTTAACTACTTATAAAAACCACTCATAGACACATTTGAAAGCAAAAATGATGCTTTTGAAACACTCCCTTATTCTCAAAAGAATACTGGAGAAAAAAGCAACTCTACAAAAAGAAAATGTTAGAAAAATAACTATTTAAGGTTTTCTTAACAAAGAGCTTACACTGGTAAGATTTTTGCTATAAATAACACACCAATTTAGATTGTTCAACTAGTCAACTTAACCAACAATTTAAATCAGTGCAAAAGAGAGTTATATGAATACTAGTCAAAGAATTTGGAACCCAAGTGCCATGTTATTAAACAAAGTTTCTAACGATACCAACACGATTATACGTTACGTCAATCCTGAATCAACTTTAGAGCAAACAATTGTTCGAGACAAGTATTGGCAGGTAGGAGCTTTTTGGGGCGAACCTCGCCCTGGTCATCCAGAAGGCAAAGTAATTTACCATATCCATGAGGTTCTACAAAATGTAGATAAGGCGACTCAGCATAAAAAAATGCGCCAACAACTCCGCTTAATAACCATTATCCACGATACCTTCAAGCACTTAGAAGAACAAACTCGTCCTCGTACCGATTGGTCTAAACATCATGCTATTTATGCCTTAAAATTTGCAAAAAAATACATCCATGACCAAGCAGTTTTAGATGTTATTGAACTCCATGATGATGCTTATTATGCTTGGTGTGCAGCTTGTGCAGGCTATGAAGAAAAATCAAACCAACTGCTCAATCGTCTAAGAACTCGTTTGAAAGATAATTTGCAATTATTTTATCTGTTTTTTAAATGTGATACACAAACTGGCGATAAATACCAAAGCCCTGTTACTTGGTTTGAAGAAATCATGCAAGGTGAAATTGAAGTTTGTAACTTTTAGTTGAGTTTGTCTCAACACGACTATATATTATTGGTAGCTTTGAAGACTGCTTCATTTTTAGGGGATTACTTTTTTTAAAATAAACAAGTACAATAAATATCTACTTGATTTTTCATTAAAAAAAGTATATATTTCCCTTTTACATTATTTTTATTTCGCAATAAAAACATAAAGCATTGATGATAGGTCAATATGCTTCTTTAAAGTCTGCGAAGTATCATTTTTTAATAAGTTATCAATAAATATGTACCAAGAATTAAATGAGCTAACCCTACTTATTCAGCAGTTCACAACAACGTATAAGAACGCTAATCTAGCAATTCAAGAACAGTACCAAGCCAACATGGTTTTTTATCAAGACTTTACAACGTTTCATCGTACTAGTATTCCTCCTAGCTCTCTCGAACTTGCTCGTAAAAAGCTAAACCTCGTTATTGCCAAAATACTAGAAACACAGCAGCAACTTGCCTAATATATTTAGCAATTAAAGTATGAAAATTTTACTACTAACCATTATTTTACTAAGTGCTTCACCTATGCAACAAAAAAAACTAATTCAGCTTGACTCCTATTTCAAAACTTTAGATACTATATTAACAGCTTACCCACTATTAAAGCATCAAATCGATTCTAGCACGTTGCAACAACTAGATCTAGCTCGTCAAACACTAAGTATTCCTGAAAACCAAAGATTTCTAGATAATTATTACAAGGCAAAAATAGAGCATTTAGATAAATCAAAAACTAATGTATCATCAGATATAAATCTTGATGAAGAGGTTAATTTGGGGATTTTTGCAGCAAAATTATCTAATAAGTTAAATGGTTTTGCCATAGAATTAGAAACCTTAGATGGCGATAAAACTCCAGTTTTAGTTTCTAAATTTAAAGTAATGCTAGAGAGTGCTCTAATGGCAAAACTCTACTTAATTAATCAATATATATACGATGATATAATTAATTCATTACCAGATAGTCTAACACCCCCTTCTCGTGAACATTTAGCAATTAAAATTATTGAAGTTTTAAAAAAATATACCTTAAACAATATCATTAATCTGCTTAAAGACAAAAATAATATTGCTATCAAGAGAAATCTAAAAAAAGCAAAGTCTCTTGATGATATTTTACCATCTTCAGATAAAGCCATTCTTAATGTTTTATTAAGGCAAAACATAGAAGATAC
It includes:
- a CDS encoding 1-acyl-sn-glycerol-3-phosphate acyltransferase, yielding MILYNLFRLFLWVMYICFFRRVYYINPEHIPANEPLIFISNHSNGFMDPILIAAMQRRPVYFWARATEFPNNLKGWLMYKLHGLPIYRVEEGTENMYKNEVTFKKTRELLYTGWDSAFIAPEGNCVLQKKLLPFKKGCARLAFKMMEEKNWGIDVKILPAGVNYTYHDKFRSEVYTQLGKPLSVQDYKEKYLEDKEAAITTLTQDMRVALRAQMVYIEEGNEILTEKLLVLVRNNFTRNIFPMYSANPEVCHAEQAIANHVNALNTAEKNALEKQVDAYQAALDEEGVKDYAVAGKNKRSLFGLLIGFPFWLLGTLFGRIPHIVARDLRNKFVPFAEFSTSFAFTAAFFVWIVWGILAIGIGAFMVGWWALLLPFVMVFFQTYAYHYKDYYQEWKVLADYKKVENKTKLEQKRASITCLQIQK
- a CDS encoding zinc-dependent peptidase, with the translated sequence MHLSKKKTQLNQFLALLFSAIIGACYLLVISSLDNLSDTIYYILLAIGALVCFNTYSIFTKKYRERNALVKTPFPENWRKILEQYVVFYQALTPEEKKRFETEIQIFLHETRVTGVQTEVDDMTLVLAAASAEIPVFGFPEWEYDNLGEILIYPGPFTKDFRTDGPGRTVTGMVGTGLMQGIMILSKPALIAGFTNPNDKKNVGIHEFVHLLDASDGKYDGIPERFMEHQYIAPWLEIIRKETERIQEGKSSMNPYGATNRVEFFAVASEYFFEHPKALQKNKPELYEILSHVFQQDTKNRLKTAFKSMLNYTGNKVGRNDPCPCGSGKKYKQCCLKNARMY
- a CDS encoding cytochrome C biosynthesis protein → MNKQSTIARISWAICLLIGIVLSLKALREPDLWWMYRTGEWMLEHGQVTKTDPFSYTFAGTEWINVKWLFEILITVGKNWFGVEFIFVFQALVTILILTFFYKTTNIIHQYTFNQPSYQNRPFAGLIFTALLMLFTIDYRLIGRPEMTSHAMVAIYLWLFWKQHYRPSSKLILLLIPLQVLWTNMHEAFGIGMVLMLAYLGATWLHYIYAQKKQWQVDTPELLSIAVLGALLAVSFNPRGIQMWWHPFEIFNQLGKNQYTTELASIWKLSYWEKQAYLNLLFLGVSLLFIFFYPFIQKKKRLSQEVKTTPVSQKKTKKTKKTQKKSTPQKHNSKLGLVAWFDSNVQKFGLGNGLLFFMLFYLSITAYRNIPFFILAAAPLFAIGMEYLFRKINAAKWIYPVLLVLGICFYGAVITGKYHEWSNSRDTYGLQVLSSHNPIGAAEFIQQHEIKGTCFSDYLTSAYLLWKLQPDFKTYIDLRDLDIFPTDFFTDFAKVTNIPSEFEAKDDSLNFNYVVLFRPKFQSLHQYLLTSTNYELVFVDPVASVYLKNTPQNKALIQQYGFTRNGFKDLFSDLKPVAASSTSYFISKVFNPLYTPTNYSETDEDAIAGSYYLSLQQTNLAFERAKASVLAGVEPWKGYELLGNIYNNAAFNSAIEDSLKQSYIQQAAYQYTQAIKAKPDYVSAIVGQATLSLQQQDFPVAIHLLNQAIAIDSDYAPAIQYLGLCYKILANQNGQDRANTQKWLDYSLQLNRITPDNPTILLDIGIAYCYLGNCSKAVEYLKGIMTIPGLPPEEFKTATRCIKNCGS
- the kdsA gene encoding 3-deoxy-8-phosphooctulonate synthase — encoded protein: MIHPRSKESYNTMNLYKKLQEKPFLIAGPCVIESEELVLEVARFLKKIQEKFSDFVIIFKASFDKANRTSVDAFRGPGLEKGLAILTKVKEVYGLPILTDIHEPKQAKAAAKVVDILQIPAFLCRQTDLLLAASATNCIVNIKKAQFLSGKDMMHVVNKVSSTGNHQILLTERGTMFGYNNLVVDYTGILDMMEYGYPVVMDATHSVQKPGGAGGKSGGNRAYAPLLAQAAAAIGIRGYFVETHPSPDLALSDGPNMLALNDLEKLLINLQKIHQLQLS